A genomic window from Sphingobacterium spiritivorum includes:
- a CDS encoding ABC transporter ATP-binding protein → MESQIMVNGGVIGHMRWAWSFAKPQRLQLLLFFCLEICVIILSLVFVYWSKRAVDLVMDKNTTTWKLALILVISSVLLGLSAKIYSEWLNEKIRMKMLIRLQNKVIKSQMTIIWKYIKRWNTGDIQVRIHTDCNEIIQMIAYSSLAFILTLIRLFASFGFLWLMDPMLAILILAISPLFLFSKLYFKRLRDLNSQQKKAESDLGHVVQENIRFRTSIQALGLYDFRWNKVQQSQQMIHRLKLRLLNFSAFSQAILKIAVNAGFLITFVWGVYRLRTGEISFGTMTAFLQLVGRIQSPIISLMSFVPLFIRFRIASDRVRELLDSEVEEEAIPEYLSDVKSIQVENLKFKYDDQLIISDLFLRVNVGDAVAVIGTSGKGKTTLIRLLLALIKPDEGEIRIHTTQDNYLLTNRHRANIAYVPQGDKLFSTTIRENLTGGHDEVTAVQIHRALYLSCAEFVYDLPDGLDTIIGESGYGLSEGQAQRIAIARAMMAEHSIWLFDEITSALDTSTAQELFNRLTEAGKDKIIVFVTHDLVLARQCNQQIYI, encoded by the coding sequence ATGGAGAGTCAGATAATGGTAAACGGAGGTGTCATTGGTCATATGAGGTGGGCATGGTCTTTTGCAAAACCACAGCGCTTGCAGTTGCTCTTGTTTTTTTGTCTGGAAATCTGTGTTATCATCTTATCTCTGGTATTTGTATACTGGTCTAAGCGAGCTGTAGATCTGGTAATGGATAAGAATACAACAACATGGAAGCTTGCACTTATTTTGGTCATAAGCAGCGTTTTATTGGGATTAAGTGCAAAAATTTATTCAGAATGGCTTAATGAAAAAATACGCATGAAGATGCTGATCCGGTTACAGAATAAAGTCATTAAATCTCAGATGACAATCATATGGAAATATATAAAAAGATGGAATACCGGCGATATTCAGGTTCGTATACATACGGATTGTAATGAAATCATACAGATGATAGCTTATTCCTCTCTGGCTTTTATACTGACCTTGATCAGACTGTTTGCATCATTTGGTTTTTTATGGCTTATGGATCCTATGCTAGCCATCCTTATTTTGGCTATTTCTCCTCTTTTTTTGTTTTCAAAACTATATTTCAAACGTTTGAGAGATCTGAATTCACAGCAAAAGAAAGCAGAGAGTGATCTTGGACATGTGGTGCAGGAAAATATCAGATTCAGAACTTCCATACAGGCATTAGGATTATATGATTTTCGCTGGAATAAAGTACAGCAAAGTCAACAGATGATCCACAGACTTAAACTTAGATTATTGAACTTCTCCGCTTTTTCTCAGGCTATACTGAAAATAGCAGTCAATGCAGGGTTTCTGATCACATTTGTCTGGGGGGTATATCGTTTACGGACAGGTGAAATTTCATTTGGTACGATGACTGCATTTCTGCAATTAGTAGGACGCATTCAGTCTCCGATCATTTCTTTGATGAGCTTTGTCCCTCTTTTTATCCGATTCAGAATAGCATCGGACCGGGTCCGGGAATTACTGGATTCAGAGGTAGAAGAAGAAGCTATACCGGAATACCTATCTGATGTAAAATCTATACAGGTTGAAAATCTTAAGTTTAAATATGATGACCAGTTGATTATCAGTGATTTGTTTCTGAGGGTCAATGTGGGCGATGCGGTTGCTGTAATAGGCACAAGTGGTAAAGGAAAGACAACCCTGATCCGTTTGTTACTGGCATTGATAAAGCCCGATGAAGGCGAGATAAGGATCCATACAACTCAGGATAATTACCTGTTGACAAACAGACATCGGGCTAATATCGCTTACGTTCCGCAGGGAGATAAACTGTTTAGTACCACAATACGTGAAAATCTGACAGGAGGACATGATGAGGTAACTGCTGTACAGATCCATAGAGCACTGTATCTGTCCTGTGCTGAATTTGTCTATGATCTTCCGGATGGTCTGGATACAATCATAGGTGAGTCAGGCTATGGTTTGTCAGAAGGACAGGCCCAACGCATTGCTATAGCCAGAGCTATGATGGCAGAGCACAGTATCTGGCTTTTTGATGAAATTACTTCTGCTTTAGATACAAGTACAGCACAAGAATTATTTAACAGATTGACAGAAGCAGGGAAAGACAAAATTATTGTGTTTGTTACGCACGATCTGGTGCTGGCGAGACAATGTAATCAACAAATATATATTTAA